The Steroidobacteraceae bacterium genomic interval ATGCATGCGTCACCCGGGCCCAGATCGAGGCTGGCTGCCGGGTCAGATTCACCGATTACACGCAATCTGCCCGAAATTACGTACAGTATTTCGTCGCCATCGGGATGGACCTCGCCGTTGTGAGGCGCATCTCCCGTCACCGAGACGAAACCTACGGTCATGCCGTCGATTCGCTCCGGCGGGCCGCTTTTTCGTGTTCGGGCCGAGACTGTTAAATCTCGGTGAATATCCAGGGCGAAGCGACTGACGTCGACTGGTTCTAGATTCGCCATGGGGTTGCTCCATTATTGGCACGATCGAATCCATACGATGGCGCGGACGCCGTTCCAAATGCAATCACCGATCGCGCGGTTCTTCGATTCATGTCACTGCCCACGACAAGGCCTCTTCGAGCCGATCGTTACCCCAGAAGAGCTCGCTCCCGACCAGGAAAGATGGAGCACCGAAAATAGCCCGACGGGAAGCCTCTTCCGTCTGCGTGCGAAGGAGGGTCTTGGCGTCCGGCGTCTGAGTCTCGTTCAGGATTGGTTCTGGATCCTGCCCCAACGCAATTAGGCAGTCAGCTACGGTCTCGGGCAGTGATATGTCGAGGTCTTCGGCGAAGTTCGCGCGGTAGATGTTGCGAACAAACTCAGGGAGCCATTCGGCCTGGCTGTAGCGGCAGGCAATCCTGGCTGCCAGTAAACCGCTACGAGGGAACACCGTTGGGCGGCGGAACGGGATACCTTGATGTTCGCATGTGCGCTCGAGGTCTCGCCACATGTAGCGCCCCTTGGCCGGGTAGAGATTGAACGGCGAGTCACGCCAACCCTGTTCGCGGAAAATCGGGCCGAGTAAAAAGGCTCGCCACGTGACCAAAAGGCCCCGTTCTGCCGCGAGCGCCTCTATGCGCATCGCGGCGGGGTAGGAGTAGGTGCTGCCAAATTCAAACCAGAATTCGATGTTCACGCTGTGCGCTCTGTCTAAATTGACGTCCCCCAATGCAGCATACGCCACACCCTTCGCGTAACCCACTCCGCTAACCATGGTGCGGTCTGTCGGGGCAACTACACAATGTCATCCAACAATTGCGGTCGGCTGCAACATCGCGGCACTCAACCGTTGCGATATTCCCCGCACAGGGCGGTGAAGCCGGGTCGTCTTCCCATGTGTTCAAGAGACCCACTAGGACCAACAGCAACAAGATCGGCACGAGCACGCTCGCGAGCGAGCGGGGAAAGATAAACATGATTCGGTCCTCCTGCGCCCAGACTAACGGCGGCGGATCGGCGGATAAACAAGACAAAAATGGATTCTTTGTTCGCTATTTCTATATAATAGGAAAATGGATCAATTGCGGGCGATGCGGGCATTTGTTCGCGTGGGCGAATTCGCCTCATTCTCGCGCGCGGCGGATGCGATCGACTCGTCGCGTGCGATGACCAGCACGCTGGTAGCCCAACTCGAGCGTCATTTGGGTGTGCGGCTGTTGCATCGTACAACCCGGCGCGTTTCGCTGACTCCCGAGGGCGCCGAGTATCACGACAAATGCCGCCGCATTCTCGCCGAAATCGACGCCGCTGATGCTTCGCTGAAGGGCGCCCGCGAACGCCCAAGCGGTCGACTTCGTGTCGACGTCCCGCATTCTTTCGGGCGCTACCTGTTGCTGCCCGCGCTACCAGCCTTCACAGAGCGGTACCCTGATCTCGCGTTGGACGTGAGCCTCAATGATCGTTACGTCGATCTCGAAGCCGAGGGCGTCGACGTCGCGCTGCGAGCCGGTGTCAGCCCGCAGGCACGGCTGATCGCGCGCCGGGTTGCCACCTCGCGGCTCATCACCTGCGCAGCGCCGCAGTATCTCGCCCGCTTCGGCGCCCCTCGCACACCAGACGACCTTCATGATCATCGTCTGATCGGCTACAAGTCGGGTGCGAGGCAACGTGCCAGCCCGTGGCGTTTCACCACAGGGCAAACGGTCAGGCGACTCAAGTTGGGATTCCGCCTCACCGTCGACACGGCCGAAGCGCCCATCGTCGCCGCACTCGAAGGTGTTGGCATCGTGCAAACCGTCGATCTGCTTGTCATGCGCCTCCTCAGCGAAGGGCGCCTGATCGAATTGCTGGGTGAATACTCCAGCGCCGGCGCACCGCTCAGCGTTGTCTATCCGCGGTCGAACCAGAACAGCGTCAAGGTTCGAGTGTTCGCCGATTTTGCCGCGCGACTCCTTAGCGATTGGCAAAAGCGCGTCGTTGTTGCGGGGGCGCGGGGTTGACCTGGTCTTTACGGACAGTTGATGTTCACAAACCGGGCCAACCCCAACCGCGAAGAACAGATGCTGGACATCCAGAACCGCAATCACGAGACCAAAGAACACCAACATCGCGAGCATCGGCGGCGATGACCGCGGCGGCGACGGTTGGGGCGACGCCTCAGGGTGGGCGCGACGGAGCCGTCTGATCGGCCCCGCCGCTTACCGTTGGTCGCTAGTCGTTATCAAGCGTCGCCTTCTTGTTGGCTCCGCGCTTGGTTGCGGCTGGCGGCGGCTCATACTCGGCACCACTGGTCGTATATGCGACCAATAGCGTCGGGCGCTGCTCCGCCGGCGCGCCTTCACGCGATCGAAACGCCCAAATTGGTGCATTCTCGACAGCGCGGATAGCGAAACCCCGATTGCGGTGTTGCCCAGAGACCCACTTCTCAACTGGCCCCTTCACGTTCCAGTGCACGGGTCCGGCAGCCGAGATGGTGCGGGTCTTGTTGCTCCACGCGACCTCCGGCTGATTCGCGTAGGTCACTTCCGATTCCCTCCACACACCGCGAACGGCACCGAGTTTGACGACGTTCGGCCCGTTGCCGGACCCCACAACGTTCATGACCAGACGCGCATCGGTGATCGTCGCGCCGGCGGGAATCGCGGCTAGATCGAAGTACACGAATACGCTCTTGTCTGGATTGCCGATGTGTATAACGGTGTCGTCGCCGTAGTTCTGATCAGGTGCGCCGCCTTGCACATCGGCATCGCCTGCGGCCACCAGGCTGACCTCATGCGGGACTTGAACCGTCGGTATGTCGACGGGCGCCTCTCTCGCGTGGGCAAGCTGCGCATGCGGCGACAAGGTCGCAAAGGTACATGCCATGCCAAAGACAAGACCATGCGGCGTCGCAGCAAATGGTTTACGAACGTGTCTGATAAGCTTCACGGTTGCAGATCCTCGTATTGCCAATGATGAGGGAGCGAAGCGCTCCGTCACTTAGGCATACAGAATCGGCCGGTCAATCGGCTCAGCTCCCGGAAGGTGAAACGGAATCGCATCTGGTTCAGAAGTGCCTGTCGGCAGGTAGCCATAAACCTGTCAGTGAATGTTCCCTGCGGCATCCCACGCTGCGCTAGTGCAAACCGAATTTTAGTCGCTGGAGACGACGCCATGACCAGGTACCGAGCCCGATGTTGTCCAGCATCTCGTGCTCGGTGGAGCCCTTGCGGGTGATGCCATCGATGGTGGCGAGATCACACGAGGTCGGGCCCATCGGGTAACAAGTCCCAATACCCCATTCTGTTCGGTTCATTTGGCCGTGGTAGCCCTGACAGTGTCGATCGATCCGAACTCCACAATTGGCCAAATTCTTTTGGGCAAGGGCCGTCACCGCCTGGTTTGACCCTTTCAATCGACGAATCGGCGACACGTCCGGAGCCCCGAGAGCGGACGCTCATGAGCGGCAGCCAGGGGTCGTTAGTGACCAAGCATCCGTTTTGCAAGTACGGTCTGCATGTCTCGTCGGCCATCGGCGATCAGATAAATGACGACCCGCTCGTCGACGACTCGATAAATCAGACGATATGGTCGGAAGAAAAGCTGCCGGAACTCTAGTACGCCCAGCTCGCGCAGTTCCTTTGGCACCGAGCCTCGAGTCGGTTCGACCGAAAGGCTGTTCGCTGCGTCGAGGACGCGATTCAGGACGTGGTCGGCGCTGCGAGGCGAGTCGTGCTGAGCAATGTAGATGACGATATCTTCGAGGTCGCGTTCCGCATCATCCGTGATGACGACCTCAAACGCCATCAGTCATCCGCTGCGATCTCGGCGCGAACCCGCTTGGCGACATCAGCGAACCGCTTGACGTGCCCCTGCGCGAGTTGTTGGTTGCCAAGCGCCAGAATTTTCAGCAGTGCCAGGGTCTCCTGGGTTTGCTCGTAGGAAACCACATCTTGCAGGACGGCTTTGGCCTCGCCGTTTTGCGTGATTACCAGCGGCCGGCGCTGATCAGCAAGCACTTCGAGAATCTCTGCAGCGTTGGCTTTGAGATAGCTTATAGGCTTGATCTGTGTTGAATATCGCATGGACCAAATATAGTCCATTATCGGACCAGTGACAAGAGCGCCGCACAATCAGGAAAATGGGTGCGGCCGGCGCTGCAGTGGGCGGCAGCAACGGACGACCCTCACTCGCCGTGACCGTCCGCCTTGTTCGGCCCTGGTTTGATGTCAACTGTCCTAACCTGATGTGACGCCAGGCCCCGCGGCCTGGCGCGCCTCATGCAAGCCTGGCATCAGTTGTCGAGCTTCTGCACCCGGTCGCTGCGTGCACGCTCGGCATCGAGCGTGGCCTTGGCCTGACTCTTCGCCCGGTCATACACCGCTTCCGCCGCGGGCTTGCACCTCGTTGAGCATCATCGCTCTTAACTCGGTGTCAACGACAGTGGGACCAGGCCAGTGTGTATTGGAACGTTGATGTATTGTTGGCGTCCTTGGTGATGGCCTTCGGCAGATTACTCGCGAACCAGGTAATCGTGGTACCCGCCCGGTTGGTCATATTTCCGTTGGCGTCGTAAGCCTCGCGAGCTGGGTAAGGGTCCTCCTACGCGTCTATGGTGATGAGTCCGCCAGATTGTAGCGTGCACAGGCGGCACACTTGTTTGGCAAACCCGGCATTTCCCGATCGATCACTGTGAACGGAGCGACATCATGGTTTTAGGACACACGATTACGTTGATGGCGGTGAGTGCCACCGCGGTGCTGATTGCAGGCTGCGCATCGCGCGGACCGATCGCGACGGCCGAGCGTGCTGAAGCGCGCACGCTCATCCAACAGGCGGAAGCGTCTGGTGCTGCCGAAAGTGCGGCGGACGCACTGGGCAGCGCGCGGGCGAACTACCAGAAGGCGGAAACGGCCGCTCAGAATGGCGATGAGCAACAGGGCCGGCAAGCAGCGCAGAAGGCGGTTGTCGACGCGCGCCTTGCGCTCGTCAGGACGGAACAAGTTAAAGCGCAGCACGCTGCCGCGGAGTTGCGCGAATCGATCGACACGCTCCGAAGTGAAACCAAACGCAACGGCACTCGCTAGGCAAACGGAGGATACCCAAATGATAGTCGACGTCAGCTTGAACATCGCGAAGCGCTTCGGCGCGTTGACGGCGTTGTCGCTAGCCTTGCTGGCGAGCTGTGCATCGCAGCCGCGCAACATCGTGGAACTGGAACGGGCTCAACGGGCCGTGGCCGAGGTGGCTGCGACACCGCAAGCGGCTCAACTCGCTGGCAAGGAACTCGAAGAGGCCCAGGACATGCTCGCCCGTGCGCGCCGCGCTGCGGATGACCGCAAACCATTGGACGAGGTGGTTCACCTGTCCTATCTCGCCGAGCGTCGAGCGGAAATCGCGCAATCAAGACTGCTTGCGGCGCAAGCCCAACGCGAAATTGAGCAGGCACAAGGCGAGCGCGATCGAGTCCTGCTTCGCGCTCGCGAGCGCGAAACGACGCAGGCACAGGCACTCGCGGCTCTGCGCGCCGCAGAAGCGCAACAGGTCCAGAGCGAACTAGACCGCGCCCAGCAGCAGATTGCCGAGCTCGAGGCCTACAAGACGGAGCGTGGTATGGTCCTGACGTTGCAGGATGTCCTGTTCGACACGGGATCGGCAACGCTCAAGCCTGGTGGCGACCGTATCCTGCAACGGGTCGCGGAATTTCTGGCTGGCAGCGAGGAGTCTCGGGTTGTCATCGAGGGTCACGCCGACAGTCGTGGTTCCGAGGCGTACAATACGGCGCTGTCACAACGTCGGGCCGAATCCGTTCGCGATCGACTTGTGGCGATGGGCGTCAATGGCGGTCGCATCGAAACGGTTGGATTGGGGGAAGGCTACCCGGTCGCCAACAATTCCACGCGCGCGGGTCAGCAGCAAAATCGCCGCGTCGAGATTGTCTTCTCGGACGAGACGGGACAGTTTGCCGAATCTACGCGCAAAGTCTCTCGCTAAGGTAGTCGTCAACCATCCGACAGAATGGCGTCCCACGATGTGGCTTGTTGCGCTTCTGGGTCGTCCTTTGATACCGGCGGCGGTTGCGCCGCAGGTACGGTGTCGGGGGTGACCGGTGAGGCGGCGTGAACTCGCCGGTAGAAAATCAGCTGCGGGTCAGTCGGATCAATGTCATTATGCGCGAAGCTATTGCGAATCGCCTGCACGATGCCAGCGCGGGTTACGAATTCATGGGAACGTTGCGGTGCGATCCACCAGCGTATGCGAATGGCGAGCGACGTAGCACCGAGTTCCCATGCCACCACCTGCGGCTCGGGCTTTGCCAATACCCCCGGCACAGTCGTCACAGCATCTCGAACCAGTTGAGTCACCCAGTTTACGTCGTATTCGTAGCCAACGGTCAGATCAAGTTGGACGCGACGAGATTCGAACGCTGTCAGGATGCGAATCGAATTCGAATAGACGTCTGTATTCGGAACTAGAACCAACGTGCCGTCGAAGGTTCTCAGATGTGTCGCCCGGGTATCGATGGCCCGGACTGTGCCGCGCAGCTCGCCAATCTCGACTTGGTCACCGTGACGAAAGGGCCGCCGCAACAATATCAACAGCCCAGCCAGCCAATTTTGCAAAATGTCCTTGAATGCGAAGCCGACCGCAATCGAACCGATGCCCAGACTGGCTACGAGATCACCCATGCTGAGCGTCGGCAAGACTATCGTGAGCGCCAGCATTAGACCGAGAACAAGAGTGACCCAAAAACCAAGCCCACTCAGAACGACAGCCAGATCAGCGCGTTCACGTCGTCGAAGGTAGGTACGGAAAACAATTCGGATCGCAAAGGCAAGCAATACAAAAACAGCGAAAGTGAATCCTGCCGCGATCAGTGCAGGCAAGCGACCGAAGAATGCCTCTACCCAAGCGTCCGCCGTCTGCCGAGCAAGTGCAAAGCCGTCTTGCACCGCCGCACTGTTGACCTCGCTGCGCACCGCTCACAGGTCCGGTGGATTGGCACCATTGTGGCGCTCGCGGTATTCCATGGCAGCTCGCTTGGCGCAATACCCCCGCGCCGTGCCAACCAGGGCGTTGCACTTGTTCATGTCGGTACGAAATTCGGCATCGATTTGAGCAGCGGCTTCGACCGAGGGTTCGCAAGCGCTGACAAATACCGCGACCGCGATGACGCCGGGATTGAGCGAAGTAATTGGCTTGATCATGATCTGAACGTAGATGCAAGTGCGACGCCGCGCGATCAGCAAATTGCCCGTACTAGCGTCGGAGACGTCTTACATGCAGCGATAGTGGCCAATTTTTCCATCGGGCCGTGGGCGTCGCGGTCAATCTTTGGCAAGGATCCACCGCAGCGCGATAGGGGTAAACAACGTCGTGATGACAGCCACAATCACGACCGCAGAGAACAGATTCGCGACAATCGGCGGCGGTGGCACGGGAAGTTGGAAAACACCGCCGCGCAGCGCGATGTCAGCAATGACGAGTTCCACGGCACCTCGACCGCTCATGGCGATGCCAATGGCGGTTGAATTGCGTGCGCCCATTCCAAGCCAATAGGCGACGCCACCCGAGCCCAGTAATTTGCCGGCTAATGCAACGATGACCAGAAGTGCGAGAAAGGCGGGAACCTGTGAGAGCGCCGCAATATCGAGGTGCAGGCCGATGGAGGCAAAGAATACCGGAGCGAGGAAACCGCTCGTGATACCGGAAACCCTGGCTTTGACCCCCTCATAGAAATTGTTGTCGACGGTCGTCCTGTTGAAGAATAAACCTGCGACAAATGCTCCGACGATGAAATGCAATCCAAATCGCTCGGCCAGGAATGCATAGCCGAGGGCGTAGACTAGCAATGCGCTGAATTCGAACTCAGCGACCGTTGCTTTGCCCAGCAGATGACCAATTCTCGGTATGGCAAATAGCCCGATTCCGATCGTAATCGCGAAAAAGGCGGCCACGTTTCCGATGATCGTTAGTACTTCGAACGTGCTCGGCAGCTCGCCGGTGCGAATCACGGCGAGCAGCACCGCCAGGAGAACAAGACTTAATACATCGTCGAAAAGTGCCGCCGATACGATCATTTGCCCGGGCTTGGAATTGAGCTTTCCGAGATCCATCAAGACTTTGACAGCCACCGGTACCGCGGTAATGGCGAGTGCCGTACCTATGAACAAGGACTGAACAAGTCTCAATGACGAGGTGGGCAGCAGAATCCAGCCGAGCGCGAAGCCTGCCGTAAGTGGCACCACAAAGCCCCCGATGGCTACGAGTAATGCGCTGCGGCTGCTCGCGGCAAGTTGCCGAGGCTTGAGTTCGACGCCTGCGTTGAGCATCAGAAAGAAGATCGCCAAATCAGTAATTGCCGTGAACACTTCGTTGCCGGATAGCTCGGCAAGAACGGGAAAAGAAGAAGCGTTTTGTGCGACAACAATGCCCAATGCGATGCCGGCGATGAGCTCACCAGCAAGTGCCGGTTGGTTGGCGCGTTCGGCAATTTCACCGCAAACGCGGGTTACCACAAGCAGAACCAGTAATATGTAGAGTAGTTCCATCGACCGTGATCGACTCCTTGCGGCCTGGAACGGAGTTTGTTATGAGAATTGGGCCCCGCAAACTGCGGAGAACTCACGCTTCAACGCGCTACGTTTCGCCGGGACGTGTAGGCAGTCTGCTTTGAAAAGAATTCAGGACCTGCGCGACCAGGGAATTGAGCTCGCTCACCTTGATTACATACAGACCTAACGGGATCGCTGCACCAACATTTCAAATCAGTAATACACCTGACTCCAGGTGGCTAGATCCCACCTGCGGCCGCCCGGAATCCTGGCTGGCGACGAACGCTGGTCGGCGGCTCGCAGGGGGACACTGGACTGCGACTACCAGTAGCGCGGGGCTTTGTAGTACTGGTAGACGCGATCGCGATAGCCGAGACCGTCGTGCCCCGTCAGTTCGTCGATCGAACCTGCCGGAGCAGCTTTCAATTGTTCCTCAGTGTAGTTGATGACATATGCGCTCTCGTCAGGGTCATAGTCGAGGCCCGACCAGGGCAGTGGGTGATACTTTTCGCCCATACTGAGGAAGCCGCCAAAGCCGACCACGGCAAACATGATGTTGTTCGTCTGTTTGTCGAGGATGATGTCTTCGATTGTTCCCAGTTTCTTGCCGGTTCCATTCTTGACATCAGTGCCGAGTACGGTTTTTGCCCGAATCGCCGATGTATGTCCTTTGACTGTCGTCATTCGTTTCTCCTATTGGTGTCGTAAGTGTTGATTGGTAAATCGGCAGCGCCTGGTGATCATTTGCGTGTACGATTGCGATGCAACCATCCCGCCGTGCCGGCGAATCCGAACCCGAGCAATCCGATCAGCGGCAGGAACGACGCGGAGTCGGGCAGGCGATTTCGCGCCATTTGTGTAGGTGCCTGGTCGGACGACGAGTCACGCGTCATGGACCCATTGCCTGGTCCAGTCGCATTCGAACCATAGATCGCCGGGTCTGGATTGATTGCCGGGCGACGGAAAACGACTGCGCCTTGCTTGATTACCCGCTTACGAAGTACTGTATTTTTTGGATTCTCCGTACGCATTCGCGTGGCCTGGAGGCGATCGTTTGTCTTTGTAAAATGCAGCACGACCGTGTCGCCGGTGGAGATATCGCTTAATTCGTTGCCGCCGCTGCTCCCTAGCCTATAGATAGTCTGATCAATGTCGAAATCAACGTCTGTTCCAGCAGGAACGTAATAGGTTTCAGTCTGACCCGCCCGCGCGTCACGATTCTCGCCAGCATCAAGTACACGAATTACGAGTTCGCGCTTATCGGCACTCACCTCGATCACTTCTCCACGAACTTCATCTGGATCGATGGCAAAACTTGGCGTAGCCGCGAGAGACATCGCTATCGCGGCAAAGCAAAAAAGATGTTTCATGATCAAATTCCTCCAGTGAGATGGGTTGTCAAGTGGACACCGTACGATTCGTTCGCTTGCGCCTCCCGAATAAGGTCTGCCTGTATGATGAAACGCCGCGGCGCTTTGCCAACGAACCAGAATGGGTAGCAGGTGATCAATGTCAGTGTGGGTTCGATGGTATTTGTCAGAACCGACAAGTCGGTCGGCTCGACGACGCGATGTTCGCGCACCTTGTAGATGCGTACCAACGTGCCGACGCGCAAGGCGAGCAACTCGCCCGCTTCAATCTTGCGAAGACGCCGAAACGCTCCATCACGATGTGCCGTCAGCGCGACATTGCCCGATCCGTCGAGCGCTGCGCTGTCGGGCAGGTGTCCTGCACCGATGGTCATCGTCAGTTCGGATACGCCACGAAAGACAGGAATCCTCGCATCCCTCGCAAGAAATTCGAGGGTAGCGACAGGCTGTGGAACTGCTGAAGCGACGTACTCACGGAACGCACTCAGCCGTTGTGCGGACCAGTCCTCGTGGGTCACTGGTGACGCCTTGCGTTTACCAAACTCGTGGATGACTACGCCCGGCTCGGACCGCTCGGGGTTCTTGGCCGCGAGTTGCGCGATGCTGTCAGCATCGAACCATGCTCGCGCCGCCACTGCACTCAGGAATGGCAGCCAGCAGGCCAGCGCGGCGGCCCAAAGAATTCTCTCCACCAACCTCATGGAGATCATCTTCGCGGCTGCAGCGAATGACTTCAGCCAGAGCAGCTTTGACTCTGGCGTAGGAATGATCCGATGGCTGACAGGCCATCGGGACGGGCAGTTTTCGAGCGTCGGTAACTCGCGCTACCTGACCGCCTTCTCCGCCTCCGTCGCGATCCTGCCGATCGGCTTCGGCCAGTTCGCCGCTATATAAAGAGCGACGGCGTGGGCGGCCACGGCCTGGCGCAGCGCAGCCGGATCGATCTTGTCGAGGGTGTCGTTGGCGGTGTGGTGGATGTCGAAATAGTTCGTGCCATCGAGCTGCATGGACAATAGCGGCACGCCCGCGCGGTGCAGCGGGCCGATGTCGGCACCGCCGTGGGTTTCGTTCTTGCCGAGCGCAACGCCCTGCGGCTTGAGCCACTGCGCAATGCGCTGCACCATCGGCCAGCTCTCGCCGGGCACGCTCGAATTCACCTCG includes:
- a CDS encoding cupin domain-containing protein is translated as MANLEPVDVSRFALDIHRDLTVSARTRKSGPPERIDGMTVGFVSVTGDAPHNGEVHPDGDEILYVISGRLRVIGESDPAASLDLGPGDACIVRQGEWHRIQMIEPSLLLHITPGPRGDYRPRK
- a CDS encoding 2-hydroxychromene-2-carboxylate isomerase, yielding MNIEFWFEFGSTYSYPAAMRIEALAAERGLLVTWRAFLLGPIFREQGWRDSPFNLYPAKGRYMWRDLERTCEHQGIPFRRPTVFPRSGLLAARIACRYSQAEWLPEFVRNIYRANFAEDLDISLPETVADCLIALGQDPEPILNETQTPDAKTLLRTQTEEASRRAIFGAPSFLVGSELFWGNDRLEEALSWAVT
- a CDS encoding LysR substrate-binding domain-containing protein, with translation MDQLRAMRAFVRVGEFASFSRAADAIDSSRAMTSTLVAQLERHLGVRLLHRTTRRVSLTPEGAEYHDKCRRILAEIDAADASLKGARERPSGRLRVDVPHSFGRYLLLPALPAFTERYPDLALDVSLNDRYVDLEAEGVDVALRAGVSPQARLIARRVATSRLITCAAPQYLARFGAPRTPDDLHDHRLIGYKSGARQRASPWRFTTGQTVRRLKLGFRLTVDTAEAPIVAALEGVGIVQTVDLLVMRLLSEGRLIELLGEYSSAGAPLSVVYPRSNQNSVKVRVFADFAARLLSDWQKRVVVAGARG
- a CDS encoding DNRLRE domain-containing protein, whose protein sequence is MKLIRHVRKPFAATPHGLVFGMACTFATLSPHAQLAHAREAPVDIPTVQVPHEVSLVAAGDADVQGGAPDQNYGDDTVIHIGNPDKSVFVYFDLAAIPAGATITDARLVMNVVGSGNGPNVVKLGAVRGVWRESEVTYANQPEVAWSNKTRTISAAGPVHWNVKGPVEKWVSGQHRNRGFAIRAVENAPIWAFRSREGAPAEQRPTLLVAYTTSGAEYEPPPAATKRGANKKATLDND
- a CDS encoding type II toxin-antitoxin system RelE/ParE family toxin; translated protein: MAFEVVITDDAERDLEDIVIYIAQHDSPRSADHVLNRVLDAANSLSVEPTRGSVPKELRELGVLEFRQLFFRPYRLIYRVVDERVVIYLIADGRRDMQTVLAKRMLGH
- a CDS encoding type II toxin-antitoxin system Phd/YefM family antitoxin, whose translation is MRYSTQIKPISYLKANAAEILEVLADQRRPLVITQNGEAKAVLQDVVSYEQTQETLALLKILALGNQQLAQGHVKRFADVAKRVRAEIAADD
- a CDS encoding DUF4398 domain-containing protein, giving the protein MVLGHTITLMAVSATAVLIAGCASRGPIATAERAEARTLIQQAEASGAAESAADALGSARANYQKAETAAQNGDEQQGRQAAQKAVVDARLALVRTEQVKAQHAAAELRESIDTLRSETKRNGTR
- a CDS encoding OmpA family protein yields the protein MIVDVSLNIAKRFGALTALSLALLASCASQPRNIVELERAQRAVAEVAATPQAAQLAGKELEEAQDMLARARRAADDRKPLDEVVHLSYLAERRAEIAQSRLLAAQAQREIEQAQGERDRVLLRARERETTQAQALAALRAAEAQQVQSELDRAQQQIAELEAYKTERGMVLTLQDVLFDTGSATLKPGGDRILQRVAEFLAGSEESRVVIEGHADSRGSEAYNTALSQRRAESVRDRLVAMGVNGGRIETVGLGEGYPVANNSTRAGQQQNRRVEIVFSDETGQFAESTRKVSR
- a CDS encoding mechanosensitive ion channel family protein, giving the protein MRSEVNSAAVQDGFALARQTADAWVEAFFGRLPALIAAGFTFAVFVLLAFAIRIVFRTYLRRRERADLAVVLSGLGFWVTLVLGLMLALTIVLPTLSMGDLVASLGIGSIAVGFAFKDILQNWLAGLLILLRRPFRHGDQVEIGELRGTVRAIDTRATHLRTFDGTLVLVPNTDVYSNSIRILTAFESRRVQLDLTVGYEYDVNWVTQLVRDAVTTVPGVLAKPEPQVVAWELGATSLAIRIRWWIAPQRSHEFVTRAGIVQAIRNSFAHNDIDPTDPQLIFYRRVHAASPVTPDTVPAAQPPPVSKDDPEAQQATSWDAILSDG
- a CDS encoding cation:proton antiporter — encoded protein: MELLYILLVLLVVTRVCGEIAERANQPALAGELIAGIALGIVVAQNASSFPVLAELSGNEVFTAITDLAIFFLMLNAGVELKPRQLAASSRSALLVAIGGFVVPLTAGFALGWILLPTSSLRLVQSLFIGTALAITAVPVAVKVLMDLGKLNSKPGQMIVSAALFDDVLSLVLLAVLLAVIRTGELPSTFEVLTIIGNVAAFFAITIGIGLFAIPRIGHLLGKATVAEFEFSALLVYALGYAFLAERFGLHFIVGAFVAGLFFNRTTVDNNFYEGVKARVSGITSGFLAPVFFASIGLHLDIAALSQVPAFLALLVIVALAGKLLGSGGVAYWLGMGARNSTAIGIAMSGRGAVELVIADIALRGGVFQLPVPPPPIVANLFSAVVIVAVITTLFTPIALRWILAKD
- a CDS encoding PRC-barrel domain-containing protein is translated as MTTVKGHTSAIRAKTVLGTDVKNGTGKKLGTIEDIILDKQTNNIMFAVVGFGGFLSMGEKYHPLPWSGLDYDPDESAYVINYTEEQLKAAPAGSIDELTGHDGLGYRDRVYQYYKAPRYW
- a CDS encoding class D sortase, whose product is MERILWAAALACWLPFLSAVAARAWFDADSIAQLAAKNPERSEPGVVIHEFGKRKASPVTHEDWSAQRLSAFREYVASAVPQPVATLEFLARDARIPVFRGVSELTMTIGAGHLPDSAALDGSGNVALTAHRDGAFRRLRKIEAGELLALRVGTLVRIYKVREHRVVEPTDLSVLTNTIEPTLTLITCYPFWFVGKAPRRFIIQADLIREAQANESYGVHLTTHLTGGI